One genomic window of Heteronotia binoei isolate CCM8104 ecotype False Entrance Well unplaced genomic scaffold, APGP_CSIRO_Hbin_v1 ptg000972l, whole genome shotgun sequence includes the following:
- the LOC132590889 gene encoding N-alpha-acetyltransferase 40-like — translation MDTVCAKVEAANKLVDPLEAFPVFKKYDRNGLNVSIECKRVSSLDPTMLDWALELTKTNMQTLYKQSEWGWKDQEKWDEMTDDQAWYLIALEDSSVPVAFSHFRFDVECGKEVLYCYEVQLKSKVRRKGLCKFLIQILQLVANSTQM, via the coding sequence ATGGACACTGTCTGTGCCAAGGTGGAAGCTGCCAACAAACTGGTTGACCCATTGGAAGCCTTCCCCGTGTTCAAGAAATATGATAGGAATGGGTTAAATGTCTCCATTGAATGTAAACGAGTATCCAGCTTGGACCCGACCATGCTTGACTGGGCCCTTGAATTGACGAAGACAAACATGCAGACATTGTATAAGCAGAGCGAGTGGGGTTGGAAAGACCAGGAGAAATGGGATGAGATGACAGATGACCAAGCATGGTATCTCATTGCTCTGGAAGACAGTTCAGTCCCCGTGGCTTTCTCTCACTTCCGCTTTGATGTGGAATGTGGAAAGGAGGTCCTCTATTGCTATGAAGTGCAGCTGAAAAGCAAAGTGAGAAGGAAAGGTCTGTGCAAATTTCTCATACAGATACTGCAGCTTGTGGCAAACAGCACACAAATGTAG